A window of the Citrus sinensis cultivar Valencia sweet orange chromosome 9, DVS_A1.0, whole genome shotgun sequence genome harbors these coding sequences:
- the LOC107175847 gene encoding lectin-like protein LEC — MNFVKLLLLFLTIGLVQSTGALKFAFDGFNTSKLLLYGNAKLDSGAISLTQDTTFSIGRALYHAKIPLKHTNSSTIRSFETSFTFSITPYNGQRPGHGLVFIFVPSADIQGAAASQYLGFLNRTNDGQSE; from the exons ATGAACTTCGTCAAACTGCTACTGTTGTTTCTGACCATAGGCTTGGTTCAGTCAACCGGTGCTTTGAAGTTTGCCTTCGATGGCTTCAACACTTCAAAACTGTTGCTTTATGGCAACGCAAAACTGGATTCCGGTGCCATTTCACTCACCCAAGATACCACCTTCTCCATCGGAAGAGCTCTCTATCATGCTAAGATCCCCTTAAAACATACAAACTCATCAACCATTAGATCATTTGAAACCTCTTTCACCTTCTCCATCACCCCATACAATGGCCAGCGTCCAGGCCATGGTCTGGTCTTCATCTTCGTGCCTTCCGCAGACATCCAAGGCGCTGCTGCATCTCAATATCTCGGCTTCCTGAATAGAACAAATGATG GACAATCAGAATAA